In Lentimicrobium sp. L6, a single genomic region encodes these proteins:
- a CDS encoding RnfABCDGE type electron transport complex subunit E, whose product MSQMKNFTKGFIKENPVFVLLLGLCPTLGVTTSAFNGLGMGLATTFVLLGSNMVVSIIKNGIPDKVRIPAFIVIIASFVTIVELSMQAYMPALFDQLGLFIPLIVVNCLVLGRAEAFASKQNFSSSLIDGLGMGLGFSFALTVLGGVREILGSGAIFNIKFMEADGMLVFVLAPGAFIALGYLIAIINRINKKA is encoded by the coding sequence ATGAGTCAAATGAAAAATTTCACCAAAGGTTTTATCAAAGAAAACCCGGTATTCGTTCTTTTATTAGGCCTCTGTCCTACTCTTGGGGTCACCACCTCTGCCTTTAATGGCTTGGGTATGGGATTGGCTACTACTTTTGTACTTCTTGGATCTAATATGGTAGTCAGCATTATTAAAAATGGCATACCTGATAAAGTTAGAATCCCCGCTTTTATTGTAATTATTGCTTCTTTTGTAACTATAGTTGAGTTATCGATGCAAGCTTATATGCCAGCTCTTTTCGACCAGTTAGGTTTATTCATTCCTTTAATTGTTGTAAACTGCTTGGTATTAGGACGTGCAGAAGCATTTGCTTCAAAACAAAACTTTTCTTCTTCATTAATCGATGGTTTAGGCATGGGACTTGGATTCTCATTTGCATTAACTGTACTTGGAGGAGTTAGAGAAATATTAGGAAGTGGAGCCATTTTCAATATTAAGTTTATGGAAGCCGACGGAATGTTAGTATTCGTATTGGCCCCTGGAGCTTTTATTGCATTGGGTTACCTGATTGCTATTATCAACAGAATTAACAAAAAAGCCTAA